From Denitrovibrio acetiphilus DSM 12809, the proteins below share one genomic window:
- a CDS encoding HEAT repeat domain-containing protein has translation MELLINEDEVSKHYMLPEMLRGMGNTETANVLLKYAKNNTVKFKENYQWAWRMVEAILICEPTMVEELISFGLDGKINDNGKEDRLERVIQGICIKSQPVIKPSAMSFFMKLPSKVQYRLIPVFFKDKRREVLTPIMQFIYEKQANIDSKIYLNQLVKFNNSDEINEFLASIPMPSTHGKMLLHNSILFGILESIIWKEQNTIRSQCISVFEQNCTDEKILLNALRVLVFLQDDRCLTIAKQIPFKKDSFLSTFAGFIPLFFKHKVDFEEYRMRVLDVELDNEIRLQAFFVLSAAGIDIGQTLDELEKIDEGSANIWDFSALMFSIQNPSKRVIPIFEKSFEDSPENNPFLILINRFGELDGDDVTDFLLRMLRSRLSEANILACLSLQNRRDKRALPALLSLIRESNDVQIVQTALVAAIASGPDNINEFMDIWERFPESYLWRCVLIGRLRASSDADWLCEIAIDKNQHWQLRRTAVMAASRLPFELALEKIYLTIMGEESSFKIDNHPSLIMHNIIAPLVLKEGGALLRFYLRGEDAFVDFWGDLFKEMSQGASYPAPEGSEKSTATWLFHKLTEEGFPKNQSAQDSILNDLHIPIVQASILRGFRLCNRIDLIEKYIMEANSEWLLLRSICEWAKHNYTDADIDRLKKLVAKTSFQSSVCVKNVLSNISRPIVSKTSQSDIYKTFQTCNLEPRVTLHFQDIIDAIDSGRFKYDENYSIENMSKDKFIYLVNELNPSNDYKISHDINEPAIGFGESGPLIKEMKPISISANNENKVRKYLRTLIATFNKYEVDIPWHKSLLSGGAGHHDHIAYEYGLGFLRLLGKQGNMDMFYSELEKYHYDILPRMDKYLSDPLVKCLIDDRIVPYLRRYVNAGTDKMLLSVCSLASYLDSPAVDQVLSDLFYRWYNKFDRASKDTQHNNNRELWQSFNILKKHPRFKVICDYDVILQFN, from the coding sequence GTTACCAGAGATGCTTAGGGGTATGGGAAATACAGAAACAGCAAATGTGTTATTAAAGTATGCAAAAAATAATACTGTCAAATTTAAAGAGAATTATCAGTGGGCATGGAGAATGGTCGAGGCAATATTAATTTGTGAGCCTACAATGGTAGAAGAGCTCATTAGTTTTGGCCTAGATGGTAAGATAAATGATAATGGTAAAGAAGATCGCTTAGAGAGAGTAATTCAGGGGATTTGCATAAAGAGTCAGCCAGTCATTAAACCAAGTGCAATGTCATTCTTTATGAAACTGCCTAGTAAAGTACAATACAGACTTATTCCTGTTTTTTTTAAAGATAAACGCCGTGAAGTTTTAACTCCTATTATGCAATTCATATATGAAAAACAAGCCAATATAGACTCAAAGATTTACTTAAACCAACTTGTTAAATTTAATAATTCTGATGAAATCAATGAGTTTTTAGCGTCTATTCCTATGCCATCTACACATGGGAAAATGTTATTACATAATTCTATTCTGTTTGGCATATTGGAGTCGATAATTTGGAAAGAACAAAATACAATACGTTCTCAATGCATTAGTGTTTTTGAGCAAAATTGTACTGATGAAAAGATATTGTTAAATGCATTGCGTGTACTTGTATTTTTACAAGATGATCGTTGCTTAACAATTGCAAAGCAAATTCCATTTAAGAAAGATAGTTTCCTAAGTACCTTTGCTGGCTTTATTCCATTATTCTTTAAACATAAAGTCGATTTTGAAGAATACCGTATGCGTGTGTTAGATGTAGAGCTAGATAATGAGATACGACTGCAAGCATTTTTTGTGTTGAGTGCAGCAGGTATCGATATTGGTCAAACTTTAGATGAGTTGGAAAAAATAGATGAAGGTTCGGCAAATATTTGGGACTTCTCTGCTCTCATGTTTTCAATACAGAATCCTTCTAAAAGAGTAATACCTATCTTTGAAAAATCTTTTGAAGATTCTCCTGAAAATAATCCATTTCTGATATTAATTAATAGGTTTGGAGAACTTGATGGCGATGATGTAACAGATTTTTTATTACGAATGTTAAGATCAAGGCTATCTGAAGCTAATATTCTTGCTTGTTTAAGTTTGCAAAACAGAAGGGACAAAAGAGCCCTGCCAGCTTTGTTAAGTCTGATTAGGGAAAGCAATGATGTGCAAATTGTTCAGACAGCATTAGTTGCTGCGATAGCGAGTGGTCCAGACAATATTAATGAATTTATGGACATTTGGGAAAGGTTTCCTGAAAGTTATTTATGGAGATGTGTCCTAATAGGCAGACTTAGGGCTAGCTCTGATGCTGACTGGTTATGTGAGATAGCAATTGATAAAAATCAACATTGGCAGCTGAGACGTACTGCAGTTATGGCTGCAAGTAGATTACCATTTGAATTAGCTTTAGAGAAAATATATTTGACTATTATGGGGGAGGAATCTTCTTTTAAAATTGATAATCACCCTTCACTTATTATGCATAATATTATTGCCCCATTGGTCTTGAAAGAAGGGGGAGCTTTATTGCGATTTTATTTAAGAGGCGAAGATGCATTTGTTGACTTTTGGGGAGATTTGTTTAAAGAGATGTCACAAGGAGCTAGTTATCCCGCCCCTGAAGGTTCGGAGAAAAGCACAGCGACATGGCTGTTTCATAAGCTTACAGAAGAAGGATTTCCGAAGAATCAAAGTGCTCAAGATTCAATTCTGAATGATTTACATATTCCTATTGTACAAGCATCAATTTTAAGAGGATTTAGATTGTGTAACCGAATTGATCTGATAGAGAAATATATTATGGAAGCCAATTCTGAGTGGCTACTTTTGCGCTCAATATGCGAATGGGCTAAACATAATTATACTGACGCAGATATCGACCGTTTAAAGAAATTAGTTGCAAAAACATCATTTCAGAGTTCTGTTTGTGTGAAAAATGTTCTTAGTAATATCAGTCGCCCCATAGTTAGCAAGACTTCTCAATCAGATATTTATAAGACATTTCAAACATGTAACCTTGAGCCTCGTGTTACTTTGCATTTTCAAGACATCATAGATGCCATTGATTCAGGACGATTTAAATATGATGAAAATTACAGTATTGAAAACATGTCTAAAGATAAGTTCATTTATTTGGTAAATGAACTGAACCCATCCAACGACTATAAAATATCACATGATATAAATGAACCTGCTATCGGCTTTGGTGAAAGTGGACCTTTAATTAAAGAGATGAAACCTATAAGTATCAGTGCTAATAATGAAAACAAAGTACGTAAGTATTTACGCACGCTTATTGCTACTTTCAATAAATATGAAGTTGATATCCCTTGGCATAAAAGTTTGCTTTCTGGTGGGGCAGGGCATCATGATCATATAGCATATGAATATGGTCTTGGCTTTTTACGTTTACTTGGTAAGCAAGGAAATATGGATATGTTCTATTCTGAATTGGAAAAGTATCATTATGATATTTTGCCTCGCATGGATAAATATCTCAGTGATCCTTTAGTAAAATGCCTTATCGATGATCGAATTGTTCCATACTTGCGAAGATATGTTAATGCAGGTACAGACAAAATGCTTCTTTCTGTATGTTCATTAGCCTCATATCTTGATAGTCCAGCTGTTGATCAAGTCTTAAGTGATCTTTTTTACAGGTGGTATAATAAATTTGATAGAGCAAGTAAAGATACCCAACATAATAATAATCGTGAGCTTTGGCAATCGTTTAATATTTTAAAAAAACACCCTAGGTTTAAAGTAATTTGTGATTATGATGTGATTTTGCAGTTCAATTGA
- the istA gene encoding IS21 family transposase, with the protein MHDILDILRRRKHGDGFKTIAKARKMSRNTIRKYIELAVTLGFESDSEPPLEEIAYGVYRKVYGDGSRPVSECRKVLIPYKEKLEHWLSEERLTMTKIHSLLKRHGVSVSYDTLRRYLHEDLGFFKHNTVRMPETAPGEYAEVDFGRLGLLYDPETDRRRVVHALIVTLPYSRYQYVHLCHSMKFQEVITGLESAWEFFGGVPAKVIVDNMKTAIDKADRYDAQFNRYFYEYACYRGFIIDPARAVAPKDKPKVERNVSYVRDNFFKGETFRSLSHAQEAADAWCRTVSGMRIHGTTKKHPRIVFDMEEQANLLPLEQERYDVPFWGTCKVHPDHHIRIQSALYSVPTVYIGKEVSVRLDSKLVRIYHKEQQIKVHSRMKKGKRSTDTSDYPEEKRGYTMKSCEYHIYKAKEVGFYCGEFMERLLSGDFPWQNLRQAQKLIRDADKYGHGRMEQACQRAVSFDLINVYRVVNIIELSMQNNEVEKSSCKVLKPAKFTRNKNYFYEGGHDDTIK; encoded by the coding sequence ATGCACGACATCCTGGATATTCTACGACGCAGAAAGCATGGCGACGGCTTTAAGACGATCGCCAAGGCTCGCAAGATGTCTAGAAACACCATCAGGAAATACATAGAACTGGCTGTCACTTTGGGTTTCGAAAGTGACAGTGAGCCACCACTGGAGGAGATCGCATACGGTGTCTACCGCAAAGTATACGGAGACGGTTCTCGCCCAGTCAGTGAGTGCCGTAAAGTTCTTATTCCATACAAAGAGAAACTGGAACACTGGCTGAGTGAAGAGCGCCTCACTATGACCAAGATTCATTCTCTTCTTAAGCGTCATGGTGTTTCTGTAAGCTATGACACACTGCGCCGCTACCTTCATGAAGATCTTGGTTTCTTTAAGCACAACACAGTCCGCATGCCTGAAACTGCTCCAGGCGAATACGCAGAGGTTGATTTCGGTCGTCTGGGGCTTTTATATGACCCTGAGACAGACAGAAGGCGTGTGGTCCATGCATTGATAGTGACTTTGCCTTACAGCCGCTATCAGTATGTTCACCTTTGCCATAGCATGAAATTCCAGGAAGTAATCACCGGTCTGGAATCAGCCTGGGAATTCTTCGGCGGTGTTCCTGCGAAAGTGATTGTCGACAACATGAAGACAGCCATAGATAAGGCAGACCGTTATGATGCGCAGTTCAACCGCTACTTTTATGAGTATGCTTGTTACCGTGGATTTATCATAGACCCTGCAAGGGCAGTTGCTCCGAAAGACAAGCCTAAAGTTGAAAGAAATGTATCATATGTCAGAGATAACTTCTTTAAAGGAGAGACATTCAGGAGCCTTTCCCATGCACAGGAAGCAGCAGATGCCTGGTGCAGAACTGTCTCCGGCATGCGTATACATGGCACAACTAAAAAGCATCCCCGCATTGTATTTGATATGGAAGAGCAGGCGAATCTGCTCCCTCTGGAACAGGAGCGTTACGATGTACCTTTCTGGGGAACCTGCAAAGTGCATCCAGACCATCATATCCGTATTCAAAGCGCTCTTTATTCTGTCCCCACTGTATACATAGGCAAAGAGGTTTCTGTAAGGCTGGACAGCAAGCTGGTTCGCATTTACCACAAAGAGCAGCAGATAAAGGTGCATAGTCGTATGAAAAAAGGTAAACGCTCAACAGACACCAGTGACTATCCTGAAGAGAAACGTGGATACACCATGAAGAGCTGTGAATATCATATTTATAAGGCTAAAGAAGTAGGTTTCTACTGCGGAGAATTTATGGAGCGTCTGCTATCCGGTGACTTCCCATGGCAGAATCTAAGGCAGGCTCAGAAACTCATCCGGGATGCTGATAAATATGGTCATGGTCGTATGGAGCAGGCATGTCAGCGGGCAGTAAGCTTCGACCTCATCAATGTGTACAGAGTAGTAAATATAATTGAGCTCTCTATGCAGAATAATGAGGTAGAAAAATCTTCCTGTAAAGTGCTGAAACCCGCTAAATTTACACGCAATAAAAACTATTTCTACGAAGGAGGTCACGATGACACTATCAAATGA
- the istB gene encoding IS21-like element helper ATPase IstB, whose product MTLSNELKQTVKKLRLSGILATLPERMAYAKQQHLTYAEFLELVMQDEVDRRLHNQVDNQMKKAGINPFETLERYDFDAPVQVDREMIKGLFGLNFIEEKDNVMLCGPVGVGKTYLANALAHAAVRRGKKVLMVRAEKLFKRLQQSRADYSYEKALLGFITPDMLIIDDFGLKALNEQQSTDFYEIVVERYGRASTVITSNRDTDEWLELFHDPILANSALDRLVHNAYRVVIEGESYRKIKSRKKLI is encoded by the coding sequence ATGACACTATCAAATGAACTGAAACAGACAGTAAAAAAACTAAGGCTGTCGGGAATACTGGCTACTTTACCGGAACGGATGGCTTATGCCAAACAGCAGCACCTGACATATGCAGAGTTTCTTGAGTTGGTAATGCAGGATGAAGTGGACAGGCGTCTTCATAACCAGGTGGATAATCAAATGAAAAAAGCTGGTATTAACCCCTTTGAGACACTGGAGAGATATGACTTCGACGCTCCGGTGCAGGTAGACAGAGAAATGATCAAAGGACTGTTCGGTCTGAATTTTATTGAGGAAAAAGATAACGTGATGCTGTGCGGACCTGTCGGTGTTGGTAAAACATATCTGGCAAATGCATTGGCCCACGCTGCTGTGCGAAGAGGTAAAAAAGTCCTGATGGTCAGAGCAGAGAAACTTTTTAAAAGACTGCAGCAGTCCAGAGCTGACTACTCCTATGAGAAGGCTCTGCTTGGATTTATTACTCCCGATATGCTTATTATAGATGACTTCGGACTGAAGGCATTGAATGAACAACAGTCTACTGACTTCTATGAGATTGTTGTGGAAAGGTACGGGAGAGCATCTACTGTGATCACAAGCAACAGGGATACGGATGAATGGCTGGAACTATTCCATGACCCGATTCTCGCAAACTCGGCACTCGACAGGTTGGTGC